A stretch of Prionailurus bengalensis isolate Pbe53 chromosome E4, Fcat_Pben_1.1_paternal_pri, whole genome shotgun sequence DNA encodes these proteins:
- the FCRL1 gene encoding Fc receptor-like protein 1 isoform X2, producing MLLGLMLLMCAPPCELTALLLTATPSRPVEGGSVTLTCNVLVPSRRLDGPRQFCFFRDSRVLWPGWSSSPELQLPKVWREDSGSYWCEEKTMAARVTRSPRVQIRVQRALGLNLETKTQRSLAAKFEIPAVRDSDTDKYYCAADNGYGPSLSELVSVTVRVPVSRPVLTIRGSGAPAEVGDVVELRCEAQRGSPPILYRFYHENVPLGRSSAHAGGRASFNLSLTAEHSGNYSCEANNGLGARRSEAVPLNVTVPTEDRKELLASGILEGMLGVLGPVILVLFCCGLRKRLGRRPSGNPRGSPPSPVPPASSYVNSPTPLQGQSVYENANVVRGDEVYSLVYHTQQERPPAVPPPRTRVEDQNASAIYFRLKKANVTDEDYDDAM from the exons ATGCTGCTGGGGCTCATGCTGTTGATGTGCG CGCCGCCCTGCGAACTGACTG ccctgctccTGACCGCCACGCCCTCTCGGCCCGTGGAGGGAGGCTCAGTGACCCTGACCTGCAACGTTCTGGTCCCTTCACGGAGGCTGGACGGACCCCGCCAGTTCTGTTTCTTCAGAGACAGCCGGGTCCTGTGGCCGGGCTGGAGCAGCTCCCCGGAGCTCCAGCTCCCCAAGGTGTGGAGGGAAGACTCAGGATCCTACTGGTGCGAAGAAAAGACCATGGCAGCCAGAGTCACTCGGAGCCCGAGGGTCCAGATACGGGTGCAGA GGGCCCTGGGTTTGAACCTGGAAACAAAGACCCAGCGCTCTCTGGCAGCGAAGTTTGAGATCCCGGCGGTGAGGGACAGCGACACGGACAAATACTACTGTGCGGCCGACAACGGCTACGGCCCCAGCCTCAGCGAGCTGGTGAGCGTCACCGTCAGAG TTCCAGTGTCCCGCCCCGTCCTCACCATCAGGGGGTCCGGGGCCCCGGCCGAAGTAGGGGATGTGGTCGAGCTTCGCTGCGAGGCCCAGAGGGGCTCTCCCCCCATCCTGTACCGGTTTTATCACGAGAATGTCCCCCTGGGGAGGAGCTCAGCTCACGCTGGAGGAAGAGCGTCCTTCAACCTCTCTCTGACCGCAGAACATTCTGGAAACTACTCCTGCGAGGCCAACAACGGGCTGGGGGCCCGGCGCAGCGAGGCGGTGCCACTCAACGTCACAG TGCCCACGGAGGACAGGAAAGAACTTCTCGCCTCGGGAATCCTCGAGGGGATGCTTGGTGTCCTTGGTCCCGTCATTCTGGTCTTATTCTGCTGTGGGCTCCGGAAAAGACTAG GAAGACGTCCCTCCGGGAACCCACGCGG GAGCCCTCCGAGCCCTGTGCCACCAGCATCCAGCTACGTCAACTCACCCACCCCGCTGCAGGGACAGTCGGTGTACGAAAACG CGAATGTTGTACGCGGGGACGAGGTTTACTCTTTGGTGTACCACACGCAGCAGGAACGGCCACCAGCAG TACCGCCCCCGAGGACACGCGTCGAGGACCAG
- the FCRL1 gene encoding Fc receptor-like protein 1 isoform X1 has translation MLLGLMLLMCAPPCELTALLLTATPSRPVEGGSVTLTCNVLVPSRRLDGPRQFCFFRDSRVLWPGWSSSPELQLPKVWREDSGSYWCEEKTMAARVTRSPRVQIRVQRVPVCNVSLETQPPGGQVQKGERLALICMVARGTGDITFLWYKGALGLNLETKTQRSLAAKFEIPAVRDSDTDKYYCAADNGYGPSLSELVSVTVRVPVSRPVLTIRGSGAPAEVGDVVELRCEAQRGSPPILYRFYHENVPLGRSSAHAGGRASFNLSLTAEHSGNYSCEANNGLGARRSEAVPLNVTVPTEDRKELLASGILEGMLGVLGPVILVLFCCGLRKRLGRRPSGNPRGSPPSPVPPASSYVNSPTPLQGQSVYENANVVRGDEVYSLVYHTQQERPPAVPPPRTRVEDQNASAIYFRLKKANVTDEDYDDAM, from the exons ATGCTGCTGGGGCTCATGCTGTTGATGTGCG CGCCGCCCTGCGAACTGACTG ccctgctccTGACCGCCACGCCCTCTCGGCCCGTGGAGGGAGGCTCAGTGACCCTGACCTGCAACGTTCTGGTCCCTTCACGGAGGCTGGACGGACCCCGCCAGTTCTGTTTCTTCAGAGACAGCCGGGTCCTGTGGCCGGGCTGGAGCAGCTCCCCGGAGCTCCAGCTCCCCAAGGTGTGGAGGGAAGACTCAGGATCCTACTGGTGCGAAGAAAAGACCATGGCAGCCAGAGTCACTCGGAGCCCGAGGGTCCAGATACGGGTGCAGA GAGTCCCCGTCTGTAATGTGAGCTTGGAGACGCAGCCTCCCGGCGGGCAAGTGCAGAAGGGAGAGAGGCTGGCTCTCATCTGCATGGTGGCCAGGGGCACAGGAGACATCACCTTCCTCTGGTACAAAGGGGCCCTGGGTTTGAACCTGGAAACAAAGACCCAGCGCTCTCTGGCAGCGAAGTTTGAGATCCCGGCGGTGAGGGACAGCGACACGGACAAATACTACTGTGCGGCCGACAACGGCTACGGCCCCAGCCTCAGCGAGCTGGTGAGCGTCACCGTCAGAG TTCCAGTGTCCCGCCCCGTCCTCACCATCAGGGGGTCCGGGGCCCCGGCCGAAGTAGGGGATGTGGTCGAGCTTCGCTGCGAGGCCCAGAGGGGCTCTCCCCCCATCCTGTACCGGTTTTATCACGAGAATGTCCCCCTGGGGAGGAGCTCAGCTCACGCTGGAGGAAGAGCGTCCTTCAACCTCTCTCTGACCGCAGAACATTCTGGAAACTACTCCTGCGAGGCCAACAACGGGCTGGGGGCCCGGCGCAGCGAGGCGGTGCCACTCAACGTCACAG TGCCCACGGAGGACAGGAAAGAACTTCTCGCCTCGGGAATCCTCGAGGGGATGCTTGGTGTCCTTGGTCCCGTCATTCTGGTCTTATTCTGCTGTGGGCTCCGGAAAAGACTAG GAAGACGTCCCTCCGGGAACCCACGCGG GAGCCCTCCGAGCCCTGTGCCACCAGCATCCAGCTACGTCAACTCACCCACCCCGCTGCAGGGACAGTCGGTGTACGAAAACG CGAATGTTGTACGCGGGGACGAGGTTTACTCTTTGGTGTACCACACGCAGCAGGAACGGCCACCAGCAG TACCGCCCCCGAGGACACGCGTCGAGGACCAG